In Rhodobacter sp. 24-YEA-8, the following are encoded in one genomic region:
- the tpa gene encoding hypotaurine--pyruvate aminotransferase Tpa translates to MEGIQGMNDMGRVVEADRAHVWHHLAQHKAFETADPRVIVEGKGIRVWDAKGKEYIDAVSGGVWTVNVGYGRESIANAVRDQLIKMNYFAGAAGTVPGALFAEKLITKMPGLTRVYYSNSGSEANEKVYKMVRQISARHHGGKKWKILYRDRDYHGTTIAALASGGQDERSSQYGPFPDGFVRVPHCLEYRKQWDVENYGERAADAIEEVILREGPDTVGAIVLEPVTAGGGVIVPPKGYWERVQEICTKYNILLHIDEVVCGMGRAGAWFGYQHYGIKPDFVTMAKGLASGYAAISCTVTTERVFEMFKDDASDPLSYFRDISTFGGCTSGPAAALENMRIIEDEDLIGNTVAMGDRCLANLQALMEKHKVIGDVRGKGLFLGAELVADRGTKEPVAEKLAAQVVAECGAQGVIIGVTNRSLPGFNNTLCLAPALIATPDNIDEITGAIDVALTRVFG, encoded by the coding sequence ATGGAAGGCATTCAGGGCATGAACGATATGGGGCGCGTGGTCGAAGCCGACCGCGCCCATGTCTGGCACCATCTGGCGCAGCATAAGGCGTTTGAAACCGCTGACCCGCGCGTGATCGTCGAGGGCAAGGGCATCCGGGTCTGGGATGCCAAAGGCAAGGAATATATCGACGCGGTTTCGGGCGGTGTCTGGACGGTGAATGTCGGCTATGGCCGCGAGTCCATCGCCAATGCAGTGCGCGACCAGCTGATCAAAATGAACTATTTCGCCGGTGCGGCGGGCACGGTCCCGGGCGCGCTTTTTGCGGAAAAGCTGATCACCAAAATGCCGGGCCTGACCCGGGTATATTATTCGAACTCGGGCTCCGAGGCGAATGAGAAGGTCTATAAGATGGTGCGCCAGATCTCGGCGCGTCATCACGGCGGCAAGAAATGGAAGATCCTCTACCGTGACCGCGACTATCACGGCACCACCATCGCCGCCTTGGCGAGTGGCGGCCAGGACGAGCGGTCCAGCCAATACGGGCCGTTCCCCGACGGATTCGTGAGGGTGCCGCATTGTCTGGAATACCGCAAGCAGTGGGATGTCGAGAATTACGGCGAGCGCGCCGCTGATGCCATTGAGGAAGTGATCCTGCGCGAAGGCCCGGATACGGTCGGCGCCATCGTTCTGGAACCGGTGACCGCAGGCGGCGGCGTTATCGTGCCCCCGAAAGGTTATTGGGAACGCGTGCAGGAGATCTGCACGAAATACAATATCCTGCTGCATATCGACGAGGTCGTCTGCGGTATGGGCCGCGCCGGTGCCTGGTTCGGCTATCAGCATTACGGCATCAAGCCCGATTTCGTGACCATGGCGAAAGGCCTTGCCTCGGGCTATGCGGCGATCTCCTGCACCGTGACCACCGAGCGCGTGTTCGAGATGTTCAAGGATGATGCCTCGGATCCGCTGAGCTATTTCCGCGACATTTCGACCTTTGGCGGCTGCACCTCCGGCCCGGCAGCGGCGCTGGAAAACATGCGGATCATCGAAGACGAGGATCTGATCGGCAATACGGTCGCCATGGGCGATCGCTGCCTCGCTAATCTCCAGGCGCTGATGGAAAAGCACAAGGTGATCGGCGATGTGCGCGGCAAAGGCCTGTTCCTTGGCGCCGAGCTGGTGGCGGATCGCGGCACCAAAGAGCCGGTGGCCGAGAAGCTTGCGGCCCAGGTTGTGGCGGAATGCGGCGCGCAGGGTGTGATCATCGGGGTGACGAACCGCTCACTGCCGGGCTTCAACAACACGCTCTGCCTTGCGCCGGCGCTGATCGCGACGCCGGACAATATCGACGAGATCACCGGGGCCATCGACGTCGCCCTGACCCGCGTTTTCGGCTGA
- a CDS encoding GNAT family N-acetyltransferase gives MKIRDERREDEDLIATLITTAFLEAPHRDGNEACLVSGLRAAQALLLSLVADEDGQLIGHIAASPCRIGGQSGYALIAPVSVLPSRQGQGIGSALMQAALQRLEAARFPGAALVGDPHYYQRFGFAARAGLGCAGIPSDYVLSRGLTGAAPVGELDLHAVFTG, from the coding sequence ATGAAGATCCGCGATGAGAGACGTGAGGACGAGGATCTCATCGCGACCCTGATCACCACAGCCTTCCTGGAGGCGCCACACAGGGATGGCAATGAGGCCTGTCTGGTCAGCGGTCTGCGCGCGGCGCAGGCCCTGTTGCTGTCGCTGGTCGCGGATGAGGACGGCCAGCTGATCGGCCATATCGCGGCCTCACCCTGCAGGATAGGGGGGCAAAGCGGGTATGCGCTGATTGCACCCGTCTCTGTTTTGCCTTCCCGCCAGGGTCAGGGCATCGGTTCCGCCCTGATGCAGGCAGCGCTGCAACGGCTGGAGGCGGCGCGGTTTCCCGGCGCGGCGCTGGTCGGTGATCCGCACTATTATCAGCGCTTTGGCTTTGCGGCGCGCGCGGGCCTCGGCTGCGCCGGGATCCCGTCAGATTATGTGCTCTCGCGCGGGCTGACCGGCGCCGCACCGGTGGGAGAGCTGGATCTCCACGCCGTCTTTACCGGATGA
- a CDS encoding RbsD/FucU family protein produces MLKGIDHRLNADVLGTLRAMGHGDMLILVDTNFPAHSVAKETVLGRPLLMENLTAAEAANAILSVLPLDDFVPDFAGRMEVVGDADARPEVQAEVQAEIDLAEGRARPLPGIDRFAFYDLAKQAYAVVVTGERRFYGCFMLRKGVIAPEA; encoded by the coding sequence ATGCTCAAGGGAATTGACCACCGGCTGAATGCCGATGTGCTGGGCACACTGCGCGCGATGGGACATGGCGATATGCTGATCCTCGTCGACACCAATTTCCCCGCCCATTCGGTGGCGAAAGAAACCGTGCTGGGTCGGCCCCTGCTGATGGAGAACCTGACGGCGGCCGAGGCGGCGAATGCGATCCTCTCGGTACTGCCGCTGGATGATTTCGTGCCGGATTTCGCGGGCCGGATGGAGGTTGTCGGCGACGCCGATGCTCGCCCTGAGGTTCAGGCAGAGGTCCAGGCCGAGATCGACCTTGCCGAAGGCCGCGCCCGCCCGCTGCCGGGGATCGACCGTTTCGCCTTTTACGATCTCGCGAAACAGGCCTATGCGGTGGTGGTGACCGGGGAGCGCCGGTTCTACGGCTGTTTCATGTTGCGCAAGGGCGTCATCGCGCCCGAGGCCTGA
- a CDS encoding ribokinase, producing MSAVKPVVVLGIFNADAVYRASRQPKIGETIMGEDFKLEPGGKGSNQAVAAAKAAGPGGGAHIITRLGRDDFAKMARTVWSDAGVIPEVTEDATSHTGSAFIFIEAATGNNAIIVAAGAGGRITPGDLEARADLIRGAGVFITQLEQPIEAARTGLRLAREAGVTTILNPAPAAELDDALLALCDFLTPNESEAELLTGIPVTDIASAVFAADALLARGVGAVVVTLGANGVLYRDRETQLHIPVVSAGPVVETTGAGDAFNGGFAVALSEGMEIETALRFGNATAGLSVTRAGAASAMAGRDEIDALLAKD from the coding sequence ATGAGTGCAGTCAAACCTGTGGTGGTGCTTGGCATTTTCAATGCCGATGCGGTCTACCGCGCCAGCCGTCAGCCCAAGATCGGCGAGACGATCATGGGCGAGGATTTCAAGCTGGAGCCGGGCGGCAAAGGGTCGAACCAGGCTGTGGCGGCGGCAAAAGCCGCAGGGCCGGGCGGCGGTGCCCATATCATCACCCGACTCGGCCGGGATGATTTCGCGAAAATGGCGCGCACGGTCTGGTCCGACGCCGGTGTGATTCCTGAAGTCACCGAAGATGCAACAAGCCATACCGGCTCGGCCTTCATCTTCATCGAGGCGGCGACCGGCAATAATGCGATCATCGTGGCCGCCGGGGCAGGAGGGCGGATCACGCCCGGGGATCTCGAGGCCCGGGCAGATCTGATCCGGGGCGCGGGCGTTTTCATCACGCAGCTCGAACAACCGATCGAGGCGGCGCGGACCGGGCTGCGCCTCGCGCGCGAAGCGGGCGTGACCACCATCCTCAACCCGGCCCCGGCGGCAGAGCTTGATGACGCGCTGCTGGCGCTTTGCGATTTTCTGACGCCAAACGAATCCGAGGCCGAGCTGCTGACTGGCATTCCGGTCACTGATATCGCCTCCGCCGTTTTTGCGGCGGATGCGCTCCTCGCGCGCGGGGTTGGCGCGGTGGTGGTGACGCTCGGCGCGAATGGTGTTCTCTATCGTGACCGTGAGACACAGCTGCATATCCCGGTCGTCAGCGCTGGCCCGGTGGTTGAGACAACAGGCGCGGGTGATGCCTTTAACGGAGGCTTCGCGGTCGCGCTTTCCGAAGGGATGGAGATCGAAACTGCGCTGCGATTTGGCAATGCAACAGCGGGTCTCAGCGTCACCCGTGCGGGGGCCGCCTCTGCCATGGCCGGGCGCGATGAGATTGACGCGCTGCTGGCAAAAGACTGA
- the pstC gene encoding phosphate ABC transporter permease subunit PstC has protein sequence MTVLPLLMILAVLAAAGFILGRQRALALAGGETKKLHSLPAYYGWHAAIMAFVPAFIALIAWLLIQPFFIESAALTHLPAAMAQDTTAATLAMSDVRKIAGGLDGAVSAGALDEAGIRALNASEDLRAFFGTVGVALAAPVSPEVLAAAIQYRESVASASVVRAVVILLIAVAALAWALKLTAPDFWARNRVEKVVLWLLMLASLIAILTTVGIIWSLLSESFNFFSQYPIGDFFFGLTWNPKFGGGSDLGFIPLFWGTIYITIIALLVAVPLGLFAAIYLAEYASRRTRAWVKPMIEVIAGIPTVVYGLFALITVGPFLRDFFSAPMGLGNSAASVMTAGIVIGLLNIPFISSLSDDIINAVPQSLRDGAFGLGSTKSETIRQVVLPAALPGIAGAILMGASRAIGETMIVVMGAGAAAKLSLNPFEAMTTMTVKIVGQLTGDTDFNSPETLVAFALGMTLFVITLLLNVMAVWIVRKYREQYE, from the coding sequence ATGACGGTCCTGCCTCTATTGATGATCCTCGCGGTGCTCGCTGCCGCCGGTTTCATCCTCGGTCGCCAGCGCGCGCTGGCACTGGCCGGGGGTGAGACGAAAAAACTCCATTCTCTGCCCGCCTATTATGGCTGGCATGCCGCGATCATGGCCTTTGTGCCCGCGTTTATCGCGTTGATCGCCTGGTTGCTGATACAACCATTTTTCATTGAGAGCGCTGCGCTGACGCATCTGCCTGCAGCCATGGCGCAGGATACGACCGCTGCCACGCTGGCCATGTCGGATGTGCGCAAGATCGCAGGTGGTCTGGATGGCGCGGTTTCGGCTGGGGCGCTTGATGAGGCCGGGATCCGGGCCCTCAATGCGTCCGAAGATCTGCGCGCCTTTTTCGGCACGGTCGGTGTGGCGCTGGCCGCCCCGGTTTCGCCGGAGGTTCTGGCGGCCGCGATCCAGTATCGCGAGTCGGTCGCCTCGGCTTCGGTGGTGCGTGCGGTTGTGATCCTTCTGATCGCCGTGGCCGCACTGGCCTGGGCGCTGAAGCTGACCGCGCCGGATTTCTGGGCGCGGAACCGCGTTGAAAAGGTCGTGCTCTGGCTTTTGATGCTGGCCTCGCTGATCGCGATTCTGACCACGGTCGGTATCATCTGGTCGCTTCTGTCCGAGAGCTTCAACTTCTTCAGCCAGTATCCGATCGGGGATTTCTTCTTCGGTCTGACCTGGAACCCGAAATTCGGCGGTGGTTCGGATCTTGGCTTCATCCCGCTCTTCTGGGGCACGATCTATATCACCATCATCGCGCTTCTCGTCGCGGTGCCGCTGGGTCTTTTCGCCGCGATCTATCTGGCGGAATATGCCTCCAGGCGCACCCGGGCCTGGGTCAAGCCGATGATTGAGGTGATCGCCGGCATCCCGACGGTGGTCTATGGTCTTTTCGCCCTGATCACGGTCGGGCCCTTCCTGCGCGACTTCTTCTCGGCACCGATGGGGCTGGGGAATTCGGCGGCCTCGGTGATGACCGCCGGTATCGTGATCGGTCTGCTGAATATCCCGTTCATCTCGTCTCTGTCGGATGACATCATCAATGCGGTGCCGCAGAGCCTGCGCGACGGGGCCTTCGGCCTTGGTTCGACCAAATCCGAGACCATCCGCCAGGTCGTGCTGCCCGCCGCCCTTCCGGGGATTGCCGGTGCGATCCTGATGGGCGCCTCCCGCGCCATCGGTGAGACGATGATCGTGGTGATGGGGGCAGGGGCTGCGGCCAAGCTCAGCCTGAACCCCTTTGAGGCCATGACCACAATGACGGTGAAAATCGTCGGTCAGCTGACCGGGGATACCGATTTCAACAGCCCTGAAACCCTTGTGGCTTTCGCACTGGGCATGACGCTCTTTGTCATCACGCTTTTGCTGAATGTGATGGCCGTCTGGATTGTGCGGAAATACCGGGAGCAATATGAATGA
- the pstA gene encoding phosphate ABC transporter permease PstA — protein sequence MSDISANGPLGGPASAPGKPKVSIIGQSARMKARNRTESIFKILGLSAILFSLAVLALMLFTIFRDGTSAFFQTKATFPITLSAEVIDPAGNRNRDDLTKQTTMTYNKVVNEAFLAALAANGIKTDDVPQKEITDMISKGAAGELRADVLANPALVGQTIDASIVLGGRIDGYMKGRVTRESSERDSNVTLGQLDIADRMKEAGMLATVWNWDFITNTDSSDTRPETAGLGVAILGSAYMMFLVLIMCVPVGVAASIYLEEFAPKNRWTDLIEVNIANLAAVPSIVYGILGLAIFINVMGGQMGVEALKMSASLVGALVLSLQTLPTIIIATRSAIRAVPPSIRDAALGIGASKMQTVFHHVLPLAMPGILTGTILGLASALGETAPLLLIGMVAFVANYPSAPWDGGFSDPATALPVQVYSWASRSDPAFIERSNGAIIVLLVFLLIMNLTAIFLRRKFERRW from the coding sequence ATGAGCGACATTTCCGCAAATGGCCCTCTCGGCGGCCCGGCTTCGGCGCCGGGCAAGCCGAAGGTCTCGATCATCGGCCAGTCGGCGCGGATGAAGGCAAGGAACCGCACCGAGAGCATCTTTAAGATACTCGGCCTCTCGGCGATCCTGTTCAGCCTCGCCGTCCTTGCCCTGATGCTCTTCACCATCTTCCGCGACGGTACCTCGGCCTTCTTCCAGACCAAGGCGACCTTCCCGATCACGCTTTCGGCCGAAGTCATCGACCCTGCCGGCAATCGCAACCGCGATGACCTGACGAAACAGACCACGATGACCTATAACAAGGTCGTCAATGAGGCCTTCCTGGCTGCGCTGGCGGCCAATGGGATCAAGACCGATGATGTTCCGCAAAAGGAAATCACCGACATGATCTCGAAAGGGGCGGCGGGGGAGCTGCGGGCCGATGTGCTCGCCAATCCCGCGCTGGTGGGCCAGACCATTGATGCGAGCATCGTGCTCGGCGGCCGGATCGACGGCTATATGAAGGGCCGCGTCACCCGGGAAAGCTCAGAGCGCGATTCGAATGTCACCCTCGGGCAGCTCGATATCGCAGACCGGATGAAAGAGGCCGGGATGCTGGCCACGGTCTGGAACTGGGATTTCATCACCAATACCGACAGCTCGGACACCCGTCCCGAGACCGCCGGTCTGGGTGTCGCGATCCTCGGCTCGGCTTACATGATGTTTCTCGTGCTGATCATGTGTGTGCCGGTCGGTGTGGCGGCCTCGATCTATCTTGAGGAATTCGCGCCGAAGAACCGCTGGACCGATCTGATCGAGGTGAATATCGCGAACCTCGCAGCCGTGCCCTCGATCGTTTATGGGATCCTGGGTCTTGCGATCTTCATCAACGTCATGGGCGGCCAGATGGGCGTCGAGGCGCTGAAGATGTCGGCCTCGCTTGTGGGGGCCCTGGTGCTCAGCCTGCAGACCCTGCCGACGATCATCATTGCGACCCGTTCGGCGATCCGCGCGGTGCCGCCCTCGATCCGTGATGCGGCACTTGGGATCGGCGCCTCAAAGATGCAGACCGTGTTCCACCATGTGCTGCCGCTCGCGATGCCCGGCATCCTGACCGGAACCATTCTGGGCCTTGCCTCGGCACTTGGCGAAACCGCACCCCTGCTGCTGATCGGCATGGTGGCCTTCGTCGCCAACTACCCGTCGGCGCCCTGGGATGGTGGCTTTTCGGATCCCGCGACTGCGCTGCCGGTGCAGGTCTATTCCTGGGCTTCGCGCTCGGACCCGGCCTTTATCGAACGGTCGAACGGTGCCATCATCGTCCTGCTGGTCTTCCTTCTCATCATGAACCTGACGGCCATCTTCCTGCGCCGCAAGTTCGAGCGCCGCTGGTAA
- the pstB gene encoding phosphate ABC transporter ATP-binding protein PstB: MNDMRIADRTVETNGIRIKASTVQVFYGESQAIKDVSVDIPDKAVTAFIGPSGCGKSTFLRTLNRMNDTIPICKVQGEILLDGENIYDKRVDPVQLRAKVGMVFQKPNPFPKSIYDNVAYGPRIHGLTRSKAELDGVVESSLRKAALWNEVKDRLHAPGTGLSGGQQQRLCIARAVATSPEVLLMDEPCSALDPIATAQVEELIDELRSNFSVVIVTHSMQQAARVSQKTAFFHLGNLVEYGETSQIFTNPKDPRTESYITGRIG; this comes from the coding sequence ATGAATGATATGCGTATTGCTGATCGCACCGTTGAGACCAACGGCATCCGGATCAAGGCCAGCACTGTCCAGGTCTTTTATGGCGAGAGCCAGGCCATCAAAGATGTCTCGGTCGATATCCCCGATAAGGCGGTCACCGCGTTTATCGGGCCGTCGGGCTGCGGAAAATCGACCTTCCTGCGCACGCTGAACCGGATGAATGACACGATCCCGATCTGTAAGGTCCAGGGCGAGATCCTGCTTGATGGCGAGAATATCTACGACAAGCGGGTCGATCCGGTGCAGCTGCGCGCCAAGGTCGGCATGGTGTTCCAGAAACCAAACCCCTTCCCGAAGTCGATCTATGACAATGTGGCCTATGGCCCGCGCATCCATGGTCTGACCCGTTCCAAGGCGGAACTTGACGGGGTCGTGGAATCGAGCCTCCGGAAGGCTGCTTTGTGGAATGAGGTCAAGGACCGCCTCCATGCGCCCGGTACCGGCCTTTCGGGTGGTCAGCAGCAGCGTCTGTGCATCGCGCGCGCCGTGGCGACCTCGCCGGAGGTTCTGTTGATGGATGAACCCTGTTCGGCGCTTGATCCGATTGCGACCGCGCAGGTCGAGGAACTGATCGACGAGCTGCGTTCGAATTTCTCGGTGGTGATCGTGACCCATTCGATGCAGCAGGCCGCCCGTGTCAGCCAGAAAACCGCTTTCTTCCACCTCGGCAACCTGGTGGAATATGGCGAAACCTCGCAGATCTTCACCAATCCGAAAGATCCGCGCACTGAATCCTATATCACCGGCCGCATCGGCTGA
- the phoU gene encoding phosphate signaling complex protein PhoU — translation MQDSHIVSSFDRDLEGVQAQVMKMGGLVEKALLDAAEALELRDEALAEKVRQGDRAIDGLEELIQTECARIIAQRSPAASDLRTVLTVMRLSTALERSGDYAKNLAKRSLVLMGMAPVGTATGTVRRMAKLVVQQMSDALDAYIARDAVRAREIRARDQEIDQMYSGLFRQLLTYMLEDPRTITACMHLHFIAKNIERVGDHATGIAEQVIYLVEGELPSDDRPKHDAVSETV, via the coding sequence ATGCAAGACAGTCACATTGTTTCTTCCTTTGACCGCGATCTGGAAGGTGTCCAGGCCCAGGTGATGAAGATGGGCGGCCTGGTTGAGAAGGCGCTTCTCGATGCGGCCGAAGCTCTGGAACTGCGCGACGAGGCGCTGGCGGAAAAGGTGCGCCAGGGCGACCGCGCAATCGACGGGCTGGAAGAGCTGATCCAGACCGAATGTGCCCGGATCATCGCACAGCGCTCACCGGCGGCCTCGGATCTGCGCACCGTCCTGACGGTGATGCGGCTTTCGACCGCGCTGGAACGCTCGGGCGATTACGCGAAGAACCTCGCGAAACGCAGCCTCGTTCTGATGGGTATGGCGCCTGTGGGCACCGCCACCGGTACCGTGCGGCGGATGGCGAAGCTTGTGGTCCAGCAGATGTCGGATGCGCTGGACGCCTATATCGCGCGCGATGCGGTGCGGGCCCGCGAGATCCGCGCCCGGGATCAGGAAATCGACCAGATGTATTCCGGTCTCTTCCGCCAGCTCCTGACCTATATGCTGGAAGATCCGCGCACCATCACCGCCTGTATGCATCTGCATTTCATTGCGAAAAACATCGAGCGCGTTGGCGATCACGCCACGGGCATCGCTGAGCAGGTGATTTATCTGGTCGAGGGCGAGCTGCCCTCTGATGACCGTCCGAAACATGATGCCGTTTCCGAGACGGTCTGA
- the phoB gene encoding phosphate regulon transcriptional regulator PhoB yields the protein MAQDGRPTVLLVEDEPAQREVLAYNLDAEGFRVVPADNGEDALILVEEEAPDIIILDWMMPKLSGIEVCRRLKMRPETRSTPIIMLSARAEEVDRIRGLETGADDYVIKPYSVLELMARTRAQLRRVRPSTAGVVLEYGDIRLDPETHRVYRSDKVLKLGPTEFRLLTTLMEKPGRVWSREQLLDRVWGRDIYVDTRTVDVHVGRLRKSLMQFGGDDPVRTVRGAGYALG from the coding sequence ATGGCACAGGACGGCAGACCGACCGTGCTTCTGGTCGAGGACGAGCCCGCGCAGCGGGAGGTCCTCGCCTATAACCTCGACGCCGAAGGCTTCCGGGTGGTTCCGGCGGATAATGGCGAGGATGCCCTGATCCTTGTCGAGGAAGAGGCGCCCGATATCATCATCCTTGACTGGATGATGCCCAAGCTTTCCGGCATCGAAGTGTGCCGGCGGCTTAAGATGCGGCCCGAGACCCGGTCGACCCCGATCATCATGCTCTCGGCCCGCGCCGAGGAGGTGGACCGGATCCGCGGGCTTGAGACCGGGGCGGATGACTATGTCATCAAGCCCTATTCGGTGCTGGAGCTGATGGCCCGTACCCGCGCGCAGCTGCGCCGGGTCAGGCCCTCGACCGCCGGTGTGGTGCTGGAATATGGCGATATCCGGCTCGATCCCGAGACGCATCGGGTCTACCGCTCGGACAAGGTGCTGAAGCTCGGACCGACCGAGTTCCGTCTGCTGACCACGCTGATGGAGAAACCGGGTCGGGTCTGGTCGCGCGAGCAGCTTCTGGACCGGGTCTGGGGCCGTGACATCTATGTCGATACGCGGACGGTGGATGTTCATGTCGGGCGTCTGCGCAAATCACTGATGCAGTTCGGCGGCGATGATCCGGTCAGAACGGTGCGCGGCGCGGGCTATGCGCTTGGGTAA
- the choV gene encoding choline ABC transporter ATP-binding protein, translated as MTRKAVEFDRVSIVFGDRPDRALPLMDEGLSRAEIQARTGQVLGVHDCSLSVAEGEILVLMGLSGSGKSTLLRGVNALNPVVRGEVRVHDGSQMVSVTRASAEELRGLRANRIAMVFQQFGLLPWRTVRDNVGLGLELAGISPPERRDRVDTQLKLVNLSQWADRKVGELSGGMQQRVGLARAFVTEAPILLMDEPFSALDPLIRAHLQDELLDLQARLKRTIIFVSHDLDEAFKLGNRIALMEGGRIVQCGTAREIIANPVSDYVADFVAHMNPLGVLTARDVMEAGTALPAGREIHPEMPVREVMEAITSGTETLAVIENGARLGTIRANALLGKLLNPRA; from the coding sequence ATGACCAGAAAAGCTGTAGAATTCGACCGCGTCTCTATCGTGTTCGGCGACCGGCCGGACCGCGCCCTGCCGCTGATGGACGAAGGGCTGTCGCGGGCCGAGATCCAGGCCCGCACCGGCCAGGTGCTGGGCGTGCATGACTGCAGCCTGAGCGTCGCCGAGGGCGAGATCCTCGTGCTGATGGGCCTCTCGGGGTCAGGCAAATCCACGTTGCTCCGGGGCGTCAATGCGCTCAATCCGGTGGTGCGCGGCGAGGTCAGGGTCCATGATGGCAGTCAGATGGTCTCGGTCACCAGAGCCAGCGCCGAAGAACTGCGCGGATTGCGTGCCAACCGCATCGCCATGGTCTTCCAGCAATTCGGTCTGCTGCCCTGGCGCACCGTGCGCGACAATGTGGGCCTCGGCCTCGAACTTGCCGGGATCAGCCCGCCGGAACGCCGCGACCGCGTCGACACCCAGCTGAAGCTTGTGAACCTCAGCCAATGGGCCGACCGCAAGGTCGGAGAGCTTTCGGGCGGTATGCAGCAGCGTGTCGGCCTTGCGCGCGCCTTTGTCACCGAAGCGCCGATCCTTCTGATGGACGAGCCCTTCTCGGCCCTCGACCCGCTGATCCGCGCCCATCTTCAGGACGAGCTCCTCGACCTTCAGGCAAGGCTGAAACGCACCATCATCTTCGTCAGCCATGACCTTGATGAGGCCTTCAAACTCGGCAACCGCATCGCTTTGATGGAGGGCGGACGCATCGTGCAATGCGGCACCGCACGCGAGATCATCGCGAACCCGGTCTCGGATTACGTCGCCGACTTCGTGGCTCATATGAACCCGCTCGGCGTTCTCACCGCGCGCGATGTGATGGAGGCGGGCACCGCCCTCCCCGCCGGTCGCGAAATCCATCCCGAAATGCCGGTCCGCGAGGTGATGGAGGCGATCACCTCCGGCACCGAAACCCTCGCCGTCATTGAGAATGGCGCGCGCCTCGGCACGATCCGCGCCAATGCGCTCCTCGGGAAACTGCTGAACCCGCGCGCCTGA
- the choW gene encoding choline ABC transporter permease subunit produces the protein MDSFFASVLAFFGYDKIAKIPIGAMAKTVVDWLKLNLSWLFDAISDALSWLINSTLDVLQYPHALVVVAIFMALTWWRQRSWQLCLLVLFGFLFILNQGYWKETTQTLVLLFYSCITCMAVGVPIGIACAHRPKLYAALSPVLDLMQTLPTFVYLIPAVVFFGLGMVPGLLATVVFVLPAPIRLTYLGVSSTPLALTEAATAFGATPRQKLLKVELPWALPQIMVGLNQTIMLSLSMVVIAAMVGANGLGIPVVRALQQGNTALGFESGLIIVVVAVMLDRMLRVRRK, from the coding sequence ATGGACTCATTCTTCGCCTCGGTTCTCGCCTTTTTCGGCTATGACAAGATCGCAAAAATCCCCATCGGCGCCATGGCGAAGACAGTGGTGGACTGGCTCAAGCTGAATCTCAGCTGGCTGTTCGATGCCATCAGTGACGCGCTGAGCTGGCTGATCAACAGCACGCTTGATGTGCTGCAATATCCGCATGCCCTGGTGGTCGTGGCGATCTTCATGGCGCTGACCTGGTGGCGGCAAAGGTCATGGCAGCTTTGCCTGCTGGTCCTCTTTGGCTTTTTGTTCATCCTGAACCAGGGATATTGGAAGGAAACCACGCAAACCCTTGTTTTGCTGTTTTATTCCTGCATCACCTGCATGGCTGTCGGCGTTCCCATCGGCATTGCCTGCGCCCATCGCCCAAAGCTCTATGCCGCGCTTTCGCCGGTGCTTGACCTGATGCAGACATTGCCGACCTTCGTCTATCTGATCCCTGCGGTCGTGTTCTTCGGCCTTGGCATGGTGCCCGGGCTTCTCGCCACGGTCGTCTTCGTGCTGCCGGCCCCGATCAGGCTGACCTATCTTGGCGTGTCCTCGACCCCCCTCGCCCTGACCGAAGCGGCCACCGCCTTCGGCGCGACACCGCGACAGAAGCTGCTCAAGGTCGAACTGCCCTGGGCTTTGCCGCAGATCATGGTGGGGCTCAACCAGACCATCATGCTGTCTTTGTCGATGGTGGTGATCGCGGCCATGGTCGGCGCAAATGGGCTTGGCATTCCGGTGGTGCGCGCCTTGCAACAGGGCAATACCGCGCTCGGCTTTGAATCGGGGCTGATCATTGTGGTGGTCGCCGTCATGCTGGACCGTATGCTGCGGGTGAGACGCAAATGA